A window of the Streptosporangiales bacterium genome harbors these coding sequences:
- a CDS encoding helix-turn-helix domain-containing protein yields the protein MRPWSHRRSPLSTPHGSTASCTASSSRTDGPPPVPSSSSSSAQAARQALVVQLREVRERAGLTARALAAEAGWRPQKISRVEHGVRPISAVDLSTWCQICGVSPERTEELLAERSTAAGMWTTMQRLHRAGLKQAQESVRSEFEQVRLYRCYQPMVVPGLLQIANYTATALESVNDLLGLSGDDVAEAVVERMDRQHVLHRPDARWLFVVEEQVLHHRVCVPDVHRAQLKHLRAVMSYPSVSLGIIPSDVDRPLRWPCEGFAMMEGPGWRKVNVELVSGYLQITTPSELALYRDEFDALAATAVHGAAARALIASAAESLAP from the coding sequence ATCCGGCCGTGGTCGCACAGACGATCGCCGCTTTCGACGCCGCATGGGAGCACGGCATCCTGCACGGCGAGTTCCAGCCGGACTGACGGCCCCCCACCCGTGCCGTCGTCCAGCTCCTCCAGCGCGCAGGCCGCCCGACAAGCCCTCGTCGTCCAGCTACGGGAGGTTCGGGAGCGAGCTGGACTAACGGCACGGGCACTCGCCGCCGAGGCGGGCTGGCGCCCGCAGAAGATCAGCCGGGTCGAGCATGGCGTCCGCCCGATCTCGGCGGTGGACCTGTCGACGTGGTGCCAGATCTGCGGGGTCTCACCGGAACGGACAGAGGAGCTGCTGGCCGAGCGATCGACTGCTGCCGGCATGTGGACGACGATGCAGCGCCTGCACCGCGCCGGGTTGAAACAGGCACAGGAGTCCGTACGCTCGGAGTTTGAACAGGTCCGCCTCTACCGCTGCTACCAGCCGATGGTCGTGCCGGGGCTTCTACAAATCGCGAACTACACAGCAACCGCGTTGGAGTCCGTGAATGACCTTCTCGGTCTCAGTGGTGATGACGTCGCGGAGGCTGTCGTCGAGCGGATGGATCGCCAACATGTGCTCCATCGACCCGACGCCCGTTGGCTGTTCGTGGTGGAAGAACAGGTGCTACATCATCGCGTGTGCGTCCCTGACGTCCATCGCGCCCAGCTGAAGCACCTCCGTGCGGTGATGTCCTACCCGTCGGTCTCTCTCGGCATCATTCCGTCGGACGTCGATCGCCCGCTGCGCTGGCCGTGTGAGGGGTTCGCAATGATGGAAGGACCCGGCTGGAGGAAAGTCAACGTGGAGCTGGTCTCCGGCTACCTCCAGATCACCACGCCATCCGAGCTCGCGCTGTACCGCGACGAGTTCGA